The following proteins are encoded in a genomic region of Nakaseomyces glabratus chromosome J, complete sequence:
- the MPH1 gene encoding 3'-5' DNA helicase (CAGL0J01980g~Ortholog(s) have 3'-5' DNA helicase activity, ATP-dependent four-way junction helicase activity, DNA/RNA helicase activity, flap-structured DNA binding, four-way junction DNA binding activity) has translation MEDSDFDDAELDELYEKAINRRVNETLIRRSLPVQRDLQNGVVPGQDTYYEEIRTEVTFGPTHHQLNEELLHSYIYPTNFEVRDYQFDIVRKGLLQNILCAIPTGMGKTFIASTVMLNFFRWTKTAKIIFTAPTRPLVAQQIKACLGITGIPHDQTAILLDKTRKNREEIWANKRVFFTTPQVVENDLKRGVLNPKDIVCLVIDEAHRATGSYAYANLVKFINRFNSSYRLLALTATPATDIEGVQEVVNNLNISKIEIRTEESMDIVKYMKKKIKDRVNIQTTVEIENIVEQLGIAILPVLNQAVELGIYESCPPSAINAFKAMQKSQAIIMNPSIPEGIKWRNYFILQLLNHVGQMLKRIKIYGIRTFFSYFQNKVKEFTTKYDLGKSTNKIAAGFYYHPMIQAITKECEEKIKDPNFLGHGKLEHLRDELTQFFYENPFESRVIIFTELRESALEIVKCIDSMENSEIRPHIFIGQAKGKEGFDEVKFVRKHGPKGRKKSDREKRLEEERRMDEEKKQAALQEKLERTSRRTGSSEEAQLSGMNQKQQKEVIKKFKSGLYNVLVCTSIGEEGLDIGEVDLIICYDTTSSPIKNIQRMGRTGRKRDGRIVLMFSSNEASKFDQSMNDYYNLQKLISQHLVQYRKSDRILPPENQEPECEKKFIEVSEEDQELNNMEDTDDVIRFATQCMLGKIPKTKKGRDKGKAKKGKTFFMPDNVITGIITANNLVRKRKSAQNGSGAALLDSIVNDDIDLEDEDGQVEILDVDQEVNRRLASNAVQKTNDMALQIRNEETPEIGDTRNKAKASSSMKVKKEPTMAVDHSDDEEDLPLSRHVERASRETAKEVPNATNVAEKPFPPLEFGVQRPSKRQRLQPEVQPEVQPEVQPEVQPEVQPEVQPEVTVKPEVKIKTEEGSKLYKNIFFSDEGFLQPHEKELFLSKYNPEDATVTIEPVPRFVRAHGRVKHSKRTEQLITLFEDMNHNRVARTIEMNKLRGIARRLHTVSQSQGQSNSQSQAHSTSQKSQQASQKDRSSQDKDLTNSELEDLLDSDF, from the coding sequence ATGGAGGACAGTGATTTCGACGATGCTGAGCTGGATGAGTTGTATGAGAAGGCTATCAATAGGCGTGTGAATGAGACATTGATTAGACGTTCGCTACCTGTGCAGCGCGACTTACAGAACGGTGTGGTGCCTGGACAGGACACGTATTATGAGGAGATACGCACTGAGGTGACGTTTGGCCCCACGCACCACCAATTGAATGAGGAGCTATTGCATAGTTACATCTACCCGACGAACTTTGAAGTACGGGACTATCAGTTTGATATAGTGCGGAAGGGCTTGCTGCAAAATATCCTATGTGCGATACCGACAGGTATGGGTAAGACATTCATAGCGAGCACGGTGATGCTGAACTTCTTTCGGTGGACTAAAACCGCCAAGATTATATTTACGGCACCTACTAGACCTCTTGTAGCGCAGCAGATCAAAGCCTGCCTTGGTATAACCGGTATACCTCACGACCAGACTGCGATTCTGCTGGACAAGACACGGAAGAACAGGGAAGAGATATGGGCAAACAAGCGTGTATTCTTTACTACACCGCAGGTGGTGGAGAACGACCTGAAAAGAGGTGTCTTGAATCCAAAGGATATTGTCTGCCttgttattgatgaagcTCATAGAGCTACAGGCTCTTATGCTTACGCAAACCTTGTGAAATTCATAAATAGGTTTAACTCTTCCTATAGGCTATTAGCATTAACAGCCACACCAGCTACAGACATTGAGGGTGTCCAAGAAGTAGTTAATAACTTGAACATTTCCAAGATTGAGATTAGGACGGAGGAGAGTATGGACATTGTCAAATacatgaagaagaagataaagGATAGGGTAAACATACAAACAACAGTGGAGATTGAGAACATAGTAGAACAGTTGGGTATAGCTATTCTTCCAGTTCTGAATCAAGCCGTGGAACTTGGAATCTATGAGTCTTGTCCACCGTCTGCGATCAATGCATTTAAGGCTATGCAAAAGAGCCAGGCTATCATCATGAATCCATCAATCCCGGAAGGAATCAAATGGAGGaactattttattttacagTTACTTAACCATGTGGGACAAATGTTAAAGCGTATTAAGATTTATGGGATACGGACATTTTTCTCATACTTTCAAAATAAGGTTAAGGAATTTACAACAAAATACGATCTGGGCAAGTCAACTAATAAGATAGCCGCTGGGTTTTACTATCATCCAATGATTCAAGCCATCACAAAAGAGTGcgaagaaaaaataaaagatcCAAACTTTTTGGGTCATGGTAAACTAGAGCACTTGAGAGATGAACTTACTCAGTTCTTCTACGAGAATCCATTTGAATCTCGAGTTATAATATTTACTGAGCTTCGAGAAAGTGCATTAGAGATAGTAAAATGTATTGATTCCATGGAGAACTCCGAAATTCGTCCtcatatatttattggtCAAGCTAAAGGTAAGGAAGGCTTTGATGAGGTTAAATTTGTAAGGAAGCATGGGCCCAAAGGTAGAAAGAAAAGCGATAGGGAAAAACGGCTTGAGGAAGAACGTCGTATGGACGAGGAAAAGAAGCAAGCAGCGTTGCAAGAGAAGCTAGAAAGAAcatcaagaagaacagGAAGTTCTGAGGAAGCTCAATTGAGCGGCATGaatcaaaaacaacaaaaggAGGTgattaaaaaatttaagTCTGGACTTTATAACGTTCTTGTTTGTACTTCTATCGGGGAAGAAGGTCTTGACATCGGTGAAGTTGATTTAATTATCTGTTACGATACAACTAGCAGTCCCATCAAAAACATTCAAAGAATGGGCAGAACTGGGCGTAAAAGAGATGGTAGAATTGTGCTTATGTTTAGTAGCAACGAAGCCTCAAAGTTTGATCAAAGTATGAATGATTATTATAATCTGCAGAAACTAATTTCTCAGCACCTGGTACAATACAGGAAATCAGACCGAATTTTGCCGCCTGAAAACCAAGAGCCTGAATgtgaaaagaaattcatAGAGGTTAGTGAGGAAGATCAAGAGCTAAATAATATGGAAGATACAGATGATGTTATTAGGTTTGCAACTCAGTGTATGTTGGGCAAAATACCTAAGACAAAAAAGGGGAGGGATAAAGGAAAAGCCAAAAAAGGTAAGACATTCTTCATGCCTGACAATGTCATAACTGGGATCATTACCGCTAATAATCTGGTCCGTAAACGGAAATCAGCTCAGAATGGTAGCGGTGCAGCGCTACTGGACTCCATAGtcaatgatgatattgatttaGAGGATGAGGACGGGCAAGTAGAAATACTTGATGTTGATCAAGAGGTCAATAGAAGGTTAGCATCCAATGCTGTTCAGAAGACGAATGACATGGCTCTTCAGATTAGAAATGAGGAGACGCCTGAGATTGGAGATACCAGGAATAAGGCGAAAGCAAGCTCAAGCATGAAAGTTAAAAAGGAACCTACAATGGCCGTGGACCACAGTGACGATGAAGAGGACTTACCATTATCCAGACATGTTGAGCGAGCTAGTAGAGAGACCGCAAAGGAAGTACCTAATGCCACCAATGTAGCTGAGAAACCATTTCCACCACTAGAATTTGGAGTACAAAGACCTAGTAAAAGACAAAGATTGCAACCAGAAGTGCAACCAGAAGTGCAACCAGAAGTGCAACCAGAAGTGCAACCAGAAGTGCAACCAGAAGTGCAACCAGAAGTAACAGTGAAGCCCGAAGTCAAGATAAAGACTGAAGAGGGTTCCAAACTGTACAAGAACATATTTTTCAGCGACGAAGGGTTCTTACAACCACATGAGAAGGAGCTGTTTCTGTCCAAGTACAACCCTGAAGACGCCACGGTCACGATAGAGCCCGTACCGAGGTTTGTGCGAGCTCACGGGCGCGTGAAACACAGCAAGCGCACTGAGCAACTCATCACATTGTTCGAAGACATGAACCACAACAGAGTGGCGCGCACCATCGAAATGAACAAGCTGAGAGGCATCGCCCGGCGCTTGCACACCGTCAGCCAGTCGCAAGGCCAATCCAACTCCCAGTCACAAGCCCATTCCACCTCGCAAAAGTCCCAGCAAGCTTCACAGAAGGACAGATCAAGCCAGGACAAAGACCTCACGAACTCAGAACTAGAAGACCTCCTAGACTCAGACTTCTAG
- the YIA6 gene encoding NAD+ transporter (CAGL0J02002g~Ortholog(s) have NAD transporter activity, pyruvate secondary active transmembrane transporter activity, role in NAD transmembrane transport, mitochondrial pyruvate transport and endoplasmic reticulum, mitochondrion localization), producing MGQDEFYREKSHPEEICFPDSASPLTSTDVIEPFRGDTIDNKMEAYKGLVQEVPRVRNTLFGFTLNDNRINAISGALAGLLSGIVVCPLDVAKTRLQAQGLQTRTTENLYYRGSIGTMTTIVRDEGVRGLYKGLVPIIMGYFPTWMIYFSVYEFCKDNLRTNSSNWSFVSHSFSAITAGAVSTVVTNPIWVVKTRLMLQTHIGSNTTHYQGTYDAFKKIINQEGVKALYAGLVPSLLGLLHVAIHFPVYERLKVSFKCYQRDESSNESKINLKRLILASSVSKMVASVLSYPHEILRTRLQLKSDLPSHQRRLIPLIKITYIQEGIFGFYSGFGTNLFRTLPASAITLVSFEYVRNFLNKI from the coding sequence ATGGGACAAGATGAGTTTTATCGAGAGAAATCTCATCCTGAAGAGATATGTTTCCCAGATAGTGCTTCTCCTTTGACATCTACTGATGTTATCGAGCCATTTAGAGGAGACACTATTGACAATAAGATGGAGGCTTACAAAGGGCTGGTACAAGAAGTACCGCGAGTGCGAAATACGCTGTTTGGTTTCACGCTTAATGATAACCGTATCAATGCTATATCTGGTGCCCTGGCGGGGTTGCTGTCAGGTATAGTAGTGTGTCCTCTTGATGTTGCCAAGACGAGGTTGCAAGCTCAAGGATTGCAAACGAGAACCACCGAGAATTTGTACTACAGGGGGTCCATAGGGACAATGACCACTATTGTGAGGGACGAAGGTGTACGTGGGTTGTATAAAGGTCTAGTGCCAATTATCATGGGTTATTTCCCAACATGGatgatatatttttcagtttACGAGTTTTGTAAGGATAATCTACGAACAAACTCTTCTAACTGGAGCTTTGTATCTCATTCATTCTCTGCTATTACTGCGGGTGCTGTATCGACTGTGGTAACCAACCCGATTTGGGTCGTGAAAACTAGACTAATGCTTCAGACTCATATAGGAAGCAACACCACTCACTACCAAGGTACCTACGACGCATTCAAGAAGATAATAAATCAGGAAGGGGTTAAAGCGTTGTATGCAGGATTGGTCCCATCACTATTGGGATTATTGCATGTAGCTATTCATTTCCCTGTTTATGAGAGGTTGAAGGTATCATTTAAGTGCTATCAAAGGGATGAGAGTTCTAATGAATCAAAAATTAACTTGAAACGATTGATTTTAGCATCATCAGTCTCAAAGATGGTTGCCTCGGTGCTTTCATACCCTCATGAAATACTTAGAACAAGGCTGCAATTAAAATCTGACCTCCCATCACATCAGAGAAGATTGATTCCATTGATAAAGATTACATACATTCAAGAAGGAATATTCGGATTCTATTCTGGTTTTGGAACTAATTTATTCAGAACTTTACCTGCATCGGCTATTACTCTAGTTTCTTTCGAATACGTTAGGAACTTTCTCAACAAAATATAG
- a CDS encoding uncharacterized protein (CAGL0J02024g~Protein of unknown function) gives MINNFNFSAGSRWTSFTKKFRNVKESLTSFSVFKWKRSDKLNKFKHWFHNGAFSSKSIDVTRNIYEKPVDYSEVIEIVYGPNATLEDYEFDMEVVSNSFCSMNNIASRIPSWEDGSGSSAETVLEPQAVYKDARERGQRSLFEAYKQMYPILPYMPDGNESGELSDETNDNSVSQVCETSSIYDGSSCWEGSIAYGHDRTQQEAIDCESINSSTVSMVTIIRTKLPKECFSSVMLSDISTYATKNLDLNSDSNSSVSDFNESVPNNPSLFPSGSMKRMKKLARKHGFKNLKEAFSKDIQGRITEIHDDIREEKPEHKVEHKVELKVEHKVEHKNEESDAGRESAEETNNSCCSKAKGKLRRGWHVINKKKKKGKKSKSKKNKNKKPLGMKMPVEEFEAKVAMSSPTSVAAVINGRNHLEFLPEDNTDDKANESLDQSSPIMSEAAKYRKMIFDQIDAYFQDEEYKDGESAWTVQ, from the coding sequence atgaTCAACAACTTCAACTTTTCTGCCGGCTCCAGATGGACTTCCTTCACCAAGAAGTTCAGAAATGTCAAGGAATCTCTTACTTCCTTTTCAGTATTTAAGTGGAAACGCTCTGATAAGTTGAACAAATTCAAACACTGGTTCCACAATGGTGCCTTCTCCAGTAAGTCCATTGATGTTACCAGAAATATTTACGAAAAACCTGTTGATTATTCTGAGGTCATTGAAATAGTCTACGGCCCAAACGCAACTTTGGAAGACTATGAATTTGACATGGAAGTTGTTAGCAACTCCTTTTGCTCTATGAATAATATTGCATCTAGAATTCCATCATGGGAAGATGGGAGTGGATCCTCTGCTGAAACTGTTCTTGAACCTCAAGCTGTCTACAAAGATGCTCGCGAAAGAGGTCAGAGAAGTCTATTTGAAGCATACAAGCAGATGTACCCAATACTCCCTTACATGCCCGATGGAAATGAGAGTGGGGAGCTATCTGATGAAACTAACGACAACTCGGTCTCACAAGTATGCGAGACCTCTAGTATTTACGACGGTTCAAGCTGCTGGGAGGGCAGTATTGCTTACGGTCATGATCGTACTCAACAAGAGGCGATTGATTGTGAGAGTATTAATAGTTCAACGGTAAGTATGGTTACTATTATCAGAACCAAGTTACCAAAAGAATGCTTTAGTTCTGTTATGTTGTCTGACATCTCTACTTATGCCACAAAGAATTTAGATCTTAACTCTGACAGTAATTCCTCTGTGTCTGATTTCAATGAGTCAGTCCCCAATAATCCATCCTTGTTCCCATCTGGCAGCATGAAGAGAATGAAGAAGCTAGCCAGGAAGCATGGGTTCAAGAATCTGAAGGAGGCCTTCTCCAAGGATATCCAGGGAAGAATTACTGAAATTCATGATGATATAAGGGAAGAGAAACCGGAACACAAAGTTGAACACAAAGTTGAACTCAAAGTTGAACACAAAGTCGAACacaaaaatgaagaaagtGATGCAGGCAGAGAAAGTGCTGAAGAGACAAATAACTCCTGTTGCTCTAAGGCTAAAGGTAAATTGAGAAGAGGCTGGCATGTGATtaacaagaagaagaagaaaggtaaaaaatcaaagtctaagaagaataagaaCAAAAAGCCCTTGGGAATGAAAATGCCCGTAGAAGAATTCGAGGCCAAAGTCGCTATGTCTTCCCCAACGTCTGTAGCCGCTGTAATCAATGGCAGAAACCACCTAGAATTCCTGCCAGAAGATAACACTGACGACAAGGCTAACGAGAGCTTAGACCAATCCAGCCCAATCATGTCTGAAGCAGCCAAGTACAGAAAAATGATCTTCGACCAAATTGACGCTTATTTCCAGGACGAAGAATATAAGGACGGTGAATCTGCATGGACTGTACAATAG
- a CDS encoding uncharacterized protein (CAGL0J02046g~Protein of unknown function), which yields MLYSRRRNCTGSKDLCFHAQLQDLSDIGALLFTLEFTGKRYTYYIFLRQTLQTVWPLWTGSVLPHWIYSIASVGGPSSL from the coding sequence ATGCTGTATTCTAGAAGGAGGAATTGTACAGGCTCCAAAGATCTATGTTTCCATGCACAGTTGCAAGATTTGAGTGATATTGGTGCTTTGCTGTTCACTTTAGAATTTACTGGTAAGAGATACACATATTACATTTTCCTCCGACAAACTCTGCAGACAGTATGGCCATTATGGACCGGTAGTGTTCTTCCACATTGGATATATTCAATTGCTTCCGTTGGTGGTCCATCTTCACTTTGA
- the EPS1 gene encoding protein disulfide isomerase EPS1 (CAGL0J02068g~Ortholog(s) have protein disulfide isomerase activity, protein-disulfide reductase (glutathione) activity, unfolded protein binding activity and role in protein retention in ER lumen, ubiquitin-dependent ERAD pathway), whose amino-acid sequence MLYSYLWSFMWLLAIACARPPPKVDERNDKPPRGFPLPLNKKNFEVELSNGFHLVEFYSPYCSHCKNLAPIWEDTWVSFREEGKKLNMKLSQVNCVESGDICHKEDIRAYPTIRLYGPDGFLEEYHGKRTKEEFLKFARKSIMEYGDTDDLILPSLSKLLSGKDFSQLISGKSTKPMLVSFWPTSDMQEDSSVETKFNNCPKCEIYQRKWNLINNAVDGLGVDSGHLNCGSEQNLCERLGFADLASSAKSGGNVKPRLALIIPKKVTNNLFIYPEGQDVSNQADVLDFIKRISVNSEAAEISESEIIDYSRNSMPLFSEFVHTNAKKVHSGQNIYIIFCYNHKTVVPEDFTILEHLVEPLASRPNTYLRKFNGTIPELTKKVYDPFYQVVNYNDSEPRKELNEEFQTMAAVTEYPTFLIIKEGELQTHVFNGFSTTEMRNLDTILDWIDDTIVPSLPKLTWDNFEEMLNVNPSKYRTMAILLMSTKWEYDDKVNAAQKFFTSFLDYEHVRMQKMFEIVQQERLKKANAIEKMREKQENTKNILAKMRQEISHPNDRKVQYMYLDLAKDERLLKRLGVHNANIAPNQVLLIDKARKTLYAENHFEERLTGKDTYGIREALLSINIPEKCQLSTILRAQHLKIKLQKKIKIPHVKVSNGSNSNILYFFAILLLLVLLRKSPVYRMVSRKWHSHRASYQANTSYSKLEAQD is encoded by the coding sequence ATGTTGTATAGCTATTTGTGGTCATTTATGTGGCTGTTGGCCATAGCTTGTGCGAGACCACCTCCGAAAGTAGATGAAAGAAATGACAAGCCACCTCGAGGATTTCCTCTCCCTTTGAATAAGAAGAATTTTGAGGTTGAATTATCCAACGGTTTCCATCTAGTGGAATTCTACAGTCCTTACTGTAGTCATTGTAAGAATTTGGCCCCAATTTGGGAAGACACCTGGGTTTCATTTAGAGAGGAAGGGAAAAAACTAAACATGAAGCTATCTCAAGTAAATTGTGTTGAAAGTGGCGATATATGTCATAAAGAAGACATTAGAGCGTATCCAACCATCAGATTATATGGTCCAGATGGATTTTTAGAGGAGTATCACGGTAAGAGAACTAAGGAGGAATTCTTGAAGTTTGCCAGGAAGAGTATTATGGAGTATGGTGATACAGATGACCTGATTCTACCTTCATTAAGTAAGTTGTTGAGCGGAAAAGACTTTAGCCAGTTAATTTCTGGTAAGTCCACGAAGCCTATGCTAGTATCATTTTGGCCTACTTCTGATATGCAGGAAGACAGCTCTGTGGAAACTAAATTTAACAACTGTCCGAAATGCGAAATATATCAAAGGAAGTGgaatttaataaataatgcTGTTGATGGTCTTGGAGTTGATTCAGGTCATTTAAATTGTGGTTCAGAACAAAATCTATGTGAAAGGTTAGGTTTTGCAGACCTTGCATCATCAGCAAAATCAGGAGGTAATGTAAAGCCAAGGTTAGCATTAATTATTCCAAAAAAAGTAACAAATAATTTGTTCATATATCCAGAAGGTCAGGATGTGAGTAACCAGGCCGATGTTCTGGACTTCATTAAAAGAATTTCAGTTAACAGTGAGGCGGCAGAAATTTCGGAAAGTGAAATCATTGACTATTCTAGAAATTCTATGCCGTTGTTTTCTGAATTTGTGCACACCAATGCAAAGAAAGTGCATTCGGGACAAAATATctacattattttttgttacaaCCACAAGACTGTTGTACCTGAAGACTTTACTATACTAGAGCACTTAGTAGAACCATTAGCCAGTCGCCCAAATACATATTTACGCAAATTCAATGGTACTATTCCTGAGTTAACTAAAAAGGTTTATGATCCTTTTTACCAAGTAGTGAATTATAATGACTCAGAACCAAGAAAGGAATTGAATGAGGAGTTTCAAACTATGGCAGCTGTCACAGAATATCCAACATTCTTAATTATTAAGGAGGGTGAATTACAAACGCACGTATTTAATGGCTTCTCTACAACTGAGATGAGAAACTTAGATACTATATTAGATTGGATTGATGATACGATCGTGCCATCGTTGCCAAAATTGACATGGGATAACTTTGAAGAGATGTTGAATGTGAATCCATCGAAATACCGTACTATGGCTATTTTGTTAATGAGTACAAAATGGGAGTATGATGACAAAGTGAATGCTGCGCAAAAGTTTTTTACTTCTTTCCTAGATTATGAGCATGTTAGAATGCAAAAGATGTTTGAAATTGTTCAACAGGAAAGGTTAAAAAAAGCAAATGCTATAGAGAAAATGCGagagaaacaagaaaatacaaagaatATTCTAGCAAAAATGAGACAAGAAATCAGCCATCCTAACGATAGGAAGGTTCAGTATATGTACTTAGATTTGGCTAAAGATGAGCGACTACTGAAGAGGCTTGGAGTTCATAATGCTAACATTGCTCCTAACCAAGTTCTCCTGATAGATAAAGCACGCAAGACATTATATGCCGAAAACCATTTTGAGGAGAGATTAACTGGCAAAGATACATATGGGATAAGAGAAGCCTTATTATCTATTAATATTCCGGAAAAATGTCAACTATCTACTATCCTAAGGGCTCAACATcttaaaataaaactacagaagaaaatcaaaattccTCATGTTAAAGTTTCCAATGGAAGTAATTCCAatatattgtatttctttgctattttgttattattggtACTATTGAGGAAATCACCTGTTTATCGTATGGTAAGTAGAAAATGGCATTCGCATCGAGCATCATATCAGGCTAATACTTCTTATAGCAAACTTGAGGCCCAGGACTAA
- the BET1 gene encoding Bet1p (CAGL0J02090g~Ortholog(s) have SNAP receptor activity and role in ER to Golgi vesicle-mediated transport, retrograde vesicle-mediated transport, Golgi to ER, vesicle fusion) — protein sequence MSSEYAESTLYQRDPSRTQLFGAADPTLIDDRTSPYDKGKLDYSQSTLAHLESQSEEQMGVMTEKIRALKSLSMRMGDEIRGSNKTLDQLDDTFQRTTVKLKQTFNNMMDMAKRSRISIKTWLLLFFFIFLLFFYVWIT from the coding sequence ATGAGTTCAGAGTATGCAGAAAGTACGTTGTATCAGAGAGATCCAAGTAGGACACAATTATTTGGTGCTGCTGATCCGACATTGATTGATGACAGAACTTCCCCATATGATAAAGGTAAGCTGGATTACTCACAGAGCACTTTAGCTCATTTAGAGTCCCAGAGTGAGGAACAGATGGGAGTGATGACTGAGAAGATACGGGCTTTGAAGTCATTGTCAATGAGAATGGGGGACGAGATAAGAGGAAGCAACAAAACACTTGATCAGCTAGACGACACTTTtcaaagaacaacagtgaAACTTAAACAAACTTTCAATAATATGATGGATATGGCAAAAAGATCGAGAATTAGCATAAAGACGTGgttattgttattcttttttatattcttgCTATTCTTCTACGTTTGGATAACTTGA
- the CFD1 gene encoding iron-sulfur cluster assembly protein CFD1 (CAGL0J02112g~Ortholog(s) have 4 iron, 4 sulfur cluster binding, ATPase activity, role in iron-sulfur cluster assembly, tRNA wobble uridine modification and Nbp35-Cfd1 ATPase complex localization) translates to MDPEEQLESTEGVPAKSLSLIKHILLVLSGKGGVGKSSVTTQTALTLCGMGYNVGVLDIDLTGPSLPRMFGIEDSSIYQSADGWMPIPVETNGKGKLCVVSLGFLLGSRGTSVVWRGPKKTSMIRQFIKDVTWGELDYLLIDTPPGTSDEHISIAEELRFTNPDGAIVVTTPQGVATADVKKEINFCRKVNLRILGVIENMSGFVCPYCTECTNIFSKGGGESLAKQFDVPYLGNIPIDPKFVDLIENQKKMEGTLVELYEKSSLYPIYLEIMKKVQEESSKPQE, encoded by the coding sequence ATGGATCCCGAAGAACAACTGGAATCTACTGAAGGAGTGCCAGCAAAGTCACTGAGCTTGATTAAGCATATTCTGTTGGTTCTATCTGGTAAGGGAGGTGTTGGAAAGAGTTCAGTTACTACACAAACTGCATTGACATTATGTGGTATGGGTTACAATGTTGGTGTTCTGGATATTGATTTGACTGGACCTTCATTACCTAGAATGTTTGGTATTGAAGACAGTAGTATATATCAATCAGCTGACGGTTGGATGCCTATTCCTGTTGAAACCAACGGTAAGGGTAAACTTTGCGTAGTCTCGCTAGGTTTTTTATTAGGTTCTAGGGGTACAAGTGTAGTATGGAGAGGTCCTAAAAAGACTTCTATGATTAGACAATTTATCAAGGATGTCACATGGGGGGAACTGGATTACTTGTTAATAGATACTCCACCAGGAACTTCAGATGAACATATTTCTATAGCTGAAGAACTTCGATTCACCAATCCAGATGGTGCCATTGTCGTAACCACTCCACAGGGCGTTGCCACCGCTGATGTCAAAAAAGAGATTAACTTCTGCAGGAAAGTAAACTTAAGAATTCTGGGTGTAATAGAAAATATGTCAGGTTTCGTCTGTCCATATTGTACAGAATGCACAAACATATTCTCAAAAGGTGGTGGTGAAAGTTTGGCGAAACAGTTTGATGTACCTTACCTTGGAAATATACCGATTGATCCAAAGTTCGTTGATCTCATTGAGaatcaaaagaagatggaGGGTACTCTAGTAGAATTATATGAGAAGTCGTCTTTATATCCGATATACTTagaaataatgaagaaagttcaagaagaaagctCAAAGCCACAAGAATAA
- the CMI7 gene encoding Cmi7p (CAGL0J02128g~Ortholog of S. cerevisiae : YIL002W-A and Saccharomyces cerevisiae S288C : YIL002W-A) — MKWPRKLFDKITSIDRPVKITLNIMTIEDHNLTNSEAKNLQDALKDILQGEKQASEMEQKLDQVEKNLDMLLKQLESFEDARLQNGKSEKDEQK, encoded by the coding sequence ATGAAATGGCCAAGGAAGCTATTTGACAAAATAACTAGTATCGATAGACCAGTCAAGATAACTTTAAATATCATGACTATTGAAGACCATAACTTAACTAATTCTGAAGCTAAGAATCTACAGGATGCATTAAAGGATATACTGCAAGGTGAGAAGCAGGCAAGTGAGATGGAACAAAAACTGGATCAAGTTGAAAAGAACTTAGACATGCTATTAAAACAATTAGAGTCTTTTGAAGACGCTCGTTTGCAGAATGGGAAAAGTGAGAAGGACGAGCAAAAATAA